The Streptomyces sp. TLI_105 DNA segment GGTCCGTCGCCCCGAGCACCGGCCCGAAGGCGAAGGTGCCGAAGGTGGTGAACATGATCATGATGGCGATGGAGAGGCCCATGTCGCCGACCCGGTTGACCAGGAAGGCCTTCTTCGCGGCGGTGGCCGCCGTGGGCTTGTGCTGCCAGAAGCCGATCAGGAGGTACGAGGCGAGGCCGACGCCCTCCCAGCCGAAGTACAGCAGCAGGTAGTTGTCGGCGAGGACGAGCAGGAGCATCGCCGCGACGAACAGGTTGAGGTAGCCGAAGAACCGGCGGCGGCGCTCGTCGTGCTCCATGTATCCGATGGAGTAGACGTGGATGAGCGTGCCGACCCCGGTGATCAGCAGGACGAAGGTCATCGACAGCTGGTCGAGCTGGAAGGCCATGTCCGCCTGGAAGCCCTCGACGGGGATCCAGGTGAAGAGCCGCTGGTGCAGGGCCCGGTCCTCGGCGCCCTTGCCGAGCATGTCGGCGAAGAGCGCCAGGCCGATCACGAAGGAGACGGCCGCGAGCAGCGTGCCGAGCCAGTGCCCGGACTTGTCGAGCCGCCGCCCGCCGAGGAGCAGCACCGCCGCGCCGAGCAGGGGCGCCCCGATGAGCAGCGCAATGAGATTTTCCACGTTCAGCCCCTCACAGCTTCATCAGGCTGGCGTCATCGACCGAGGCCGAGTGGCGGGCACGGAAGACGGACACGATGATCGCGAGCCCGACGACGACCTCCGCGGCGGCGACGACCATCGTGAAGAAGGCGATGATCTGGCCGTCGAGGTTGCCGTGCATGCGGGAGAACGTGACGAACGCGAGG contains these protein-coding regions:
- the nuoK gene encoding NADH-quinone oxidoreductase subunit NuoK: MNPVNYLYLAALLFTIGAAGVLIRRNAIVVFMCVELMLNACNLAFVTFSRMHGNLDGQIIAFFTMVVAAAEVVVGLAIIVSVFRARHSASVDDASLMKL